From Myxocyprinus asiaticus isolate MX2 ecotype Aquarium Trade chromosome 25, UBuf_Myxa_2, whole genome shotgun sequence, one genomic window encodes:
- the LOC127416346 gene encoding thyroxine 5-deiodinase-like, with product MGGVEMLQGSAGVQIARALKNAAVCLMLLPRFLLAAVMLWLLDFLCIRRKVLMNMRESEGGIGSPDDPPLCVSDSNKMFTVESLRAVWYGQKLDFFKAAHMGGAAPNTEVVPLDDGGERALRILDYARGRRPLILNFGSCSUPPFMTRLSAYQRVVRQYADIVDSLLVYIEEAHPSDGWVSSDAPYQIPRHRCLEDRLRAAQLMHLEVPGSAVVVDTMDNSSNSAYGAYFERLYIVKDQKVVYQGGRGPEGYRISELRDWLERYRNDLEGSSAVVVHV from the coding sequence ATGGGGGGCGTGGAGATGCTGCAAGGCTCCGCAGGTGTCCAAATTGCGCGGGCGCTGAAAAACGCCGCCGTGTGCCTGATGCTGCTCCCCCGGTTCCTGCTGGCCGCCGTGATGCTGTGGCTCCTGGACTTCCTATGCATACGGAGGAAGGTGCTGATGAATATGCGCGAGAGCGAGGGTGGCATTGGCAGCCCCGACGACCCGCCGCTGTGCGTGTCCGACTCCAACAAGATGTTCACGGTAGAGTCGCTGCGCGCCGTGTGGTACGGCCAGAAGCTGGACTTCTTCAAGGCGGCGCATATGGGTGGCGCGGCGCCCAACACCGAGGTGGTCCCGCTGGACGACGGCGGCGAGCGGGCGCTGCGGATCCTGGACTACGCCCGCGGCCGGAGACCCCTCATCCTGAACTTCGGCAGCTGCTCCTGACCGCCGTTCATGACGCGCCTGTCGGCGTACCAGCGCGTCGTGCGGCAGTACGCGGACATCGTTGACTCGCTGCTGGTGTACATCGAGGAAGCGCATCCGTCGGACGGCTGGGTGAGCTCCGACGCGCCCTACCAGATCCCCCGGCATCGCTGCCTGGAGGACCGGCTCCGCGCAGCGCAGCTCATGCACCTGGAGGTGCCCGGGAGCGCGGTGGTCGTGGACACTATGGACAACTCGTCCAACTCGGCGTACGGCGCCTACTTCGAGCGCCTCTACATCGTCAAGGACCAGAAGGTGGTGTATCAGGGCGGCAGGGGTCCGGAGGGCTACCGGATCTCGGAGCTCAGAGACTGGCTGGAGCGCTACCGGAACGATCTTGAAGGTTCTAGCGCGGTCGTGGTTCACGTTTAA